One window of the Colletotrichum destructivum chromosome 6, complete sequence genome contains the following:
- a CDS encoding Putative complex 1 LYR protein, whose protein sequence is MSTRQAALSLYRRSLKLALDWAVHRHLWRGQALYIRSLFEANRNVTDSRQKRELLAQTEKLLAKWKHPEPYVHPTAPGGSKYERNLRAPILDPPPPLKF, encoded by the exons ATGTCGACCCGTCAAGCGGCACT TTCGCTGTATCGCCGGTCGCTGAAGCTGGCCCTCGATTGGGCTGTCCACCGCCATCTCTGGAGAGGCCAGGCGTTATACATCCGGTCACTGTTCGAGGCGAACCGCAATGTGACGGATTCCCGACAAAAGAGG GAGCTTTTGGCCCAGACAGAGAAGTTACTGGCAAAGTGGAAGCACCCCGAACCCTACGTGCACCCGACTGCACCCGGTG GATCCAAGTACGAGCGCAACCTACGTGCACCTATTCTCGACC CGCCACCCCCATTGAAGTTCTGA
- a CDS encoding Putative histone H2A, histone-fold has translation MTGGGKSGGKASGSKNAQSRSSKAGLAFPVGRVHRLLRKGNYAQRVGAGAPVYLAAVLEYLAAEILELAGNAARDNKKTRIIPRHLQLAIRNDEELNKLLGHVTIAQGGVLPNIHQNLLPKKTGKGKNLSQEL, from the exons ATGACTGGAGGCGGCAAgtccggcggcaaggccagCGGTTCTAAGAACGCGCAATC TCGTTCCTCTAAGGCCGGTCTCGCTTTCCCCGTCGGCCGTGTCCACCGTCTCCTCCGCAAGGGTAACTACGCTCAGCGTGTTGGTGCCGGTGCTCCCGTCTACCTCGCTGCCGTTCTCGAGTACCTCGCTGCCGAGATTCTCGAGTTGGCTGGcaacgccgcccgcgacaaCAAGAAGACCCGTATCATCCCCCGTCATCTCCAGCTCGCCATCCGGAACGATGAGGAGTTGAACAAGCTCTTGGGTCATGTTACCATTGCCCAGGGTGGTGTTCTGCCCAACATTCACCAGA ACCTGTTGCCCAAGAAGACCGGTAAGGGCAAGAACCTGAGCCAAGAGCTGTAA